One genomic region from Streptomyces sp. Li-HN-5-11 encodes:
- a CDS encoding condensation domain-containing protein — MRMTDIQRCEVRPGRLVEWTLDPASIEAATGLPEDSRPPAYIQESHIRTARSVREDGLFVPTWLGTAFDIPGRIDLDVLQDALRGWTLRHETLRSGFRWVGDDMRRFTLDAEAVALRRETVGDFIDPDVLVRYLQDRFDVAADALRWPNFLFTAVVRSDGASVYMAFDHSNVDSYSIQRIPAEIHELYTAGIAGGLTEQRPVSSYVDFCQTERTDADRIDGRDAIVERWREFIKRCDGRLPNFPLDLGLEPEGELPRQKLMGEMLVDADDAAAFESYCRPFGGSLVGILAATSLIVHEIGGQPVYRTVVPFHTRRKSQWLDSVGWYVGGAPIEVPTALAPDFQSLLAMVSTALRANRPLARMPIARVLRLLGSDFRPTSPDLYSIVSFVDARGIPGSERWAELKAYGLVRVSYGDQVCAWINRLHEGLQFASRYPDTDIAYKNMRLYVEQLRNVIVSVAHKGLAVPV; from the coding sequence ATGCGTATGACCGACATCCAGCGCTGCGAGGTCCGGCCCGGACGGCTCGTGGAGTGGACACTCGATCCGGCTTCCATCGAGGCAGCGACAGGTCTGCCGGAGGATTCCCGGCCACCCGCGTACATCCAGGAGTCGCACATCAGGACAGCCCGGTCCGTGCGCGAGGACGGTCTGTTCGTGCCGACCTGGCTGGGCACCGCGTTCGACATCCCGGGCCGAATCGATCTGGACGTCCTGCAGGACGCGCTGCGCGGCTGGACGCTGCGGCACGAGACGCTGCGCAGCGGCTTCCGCTGGGTCGGCGACGACATGCGCCGGTTCACGCTGGACGCGGAAGCCGTGGCACTGCGACGCGAGACGGTCGGCGACTTCATCGACCCGGATGTCCTGGTGCGCTACCTCCAGGACCGCTTCGACGTCGCGGCGGACGCCCTGCGCTGGCCCAACTTCCTGTTCACGGCGGTGGTCAGGAGTGACGGGGCGAGCGTCTACATGGCGTTCGACCACAGCAATGTCGACTCCTACTCCATCCAGCGCATCCCGGCCGAGATCCACGAGTTGTACACGGCGGGGATCGCGGGCGGACTCACGGAGCAGAGGCCGGTGAGCAGTTACGTCGACTTCTGCCAGACCGAGAGGACGGACGCCGACCGGATCGACGGCAGGGACGCCATCGTGGAGCGATGGCGGGAGTTCATCAAGCGGTGCGACGGCAGGCTGCCGAACTTCCCCCTCGACCTCGGCCTGGAACCGGAGGGGGAACTGCCGCGCCAGAAGCTCATGGGCGAGATGCTCGTGGACGCCGACGACGCCGCGGCGTTCGAGTCGTACTGCCGTCCCTTCGGAGGAAGTCTGGTCGGCATCCTGGCCGCCACGAGTCTCATCGTCCACGAGATCGGAGGGCAGCCGGTCTACCGCACGGTCGTGCCGTTCCACACCAGGCGCAAGTCGCAGTGGCTGGACTCCGTGGGCTGGTACGTCGGCGGCGCGCCGATCGAGGTCCCGACGGCCCTGGCGCCGGACTTCCAGAGCCTTCTGGCGATGGTGAGCACGGCGCTGCGCGCCAACAGGCCGCTGGCCCGCATGCCCATCGCCCGTGTTCTGCGCCTGCTGGGCTCGGACTTCCGGCCGACGTCGCCCGACCTGTACTCGATCGTCTCGTTCGTCGACGCCCGGGGAATCCCGGGCTCCGAGCGCTGGGCCGAGCTCAAGGCGTACGGCCTGGTGCGGGTGTCGTACGGCGACCAGGTGTGCGCCTGGATCAACCGGCTGCACGAGGGGCTGCAGTTCGCGAGCCGCTACCCGGACACCGACATCGCGTACAAGAACATGCGGCTGTACGTCGAACAGCTGCGGAACGTCATCGTCTCCGTGGCCCACAAGGGGCTGGCGGTACCGGTCTGA
- a CDS encoding cytochrome C oxidase subunit I — MTGAAGHPGGEPIKAGDLVNQVEGYLLWQARIAEAEQRARAFTEPLQWLTTAQREEIEQHYVRECLLRARADLQRVAERCRALRAEYEERYRQLRARCFTFLCTVLVLLAAAAVLVLVLSRS, encoded by the coding sequence ATGACCGGCGCGGCGGGCCATCCGGGCGGAGAGCCGATCAAGGCCGGCGACCTGGTCAACCAGGTGGAGGGGTACCTGCTGTGGCAGGCCCGCATCGCCGAGGCCGAGCAACGGGCCCGTGCCTTCACCGAGCCCTTGCAGTGGCTGACGACCGCGCAGCGGGAGGAGATCGAGCAGCACTACGTCCGTGAGTGCCTGCTCCGCGCGCGGGCGGACCTGCAGCGGGTCGCCGAACGGTGCCGCGCTCTGCGCGCCGAGTACGAGGAGCGGTACCGGCAGCTTCGGGCTCGCTGCTTCACGTTCCTGTGCACGGTCCTGGTTCTCCTGGCGGCGGCCGCGGTCCTTGTCCTGGTGCTTTCCCGGTCCTGA
- a CDS encoding SpoIIE family protein phosphatase: MFVLQVALVVVLVGFAVLALFLQSKRDTDAEAKRRSIAVAQTFAHSPGILAALRTPAPSKVLQPLTEAGRRSAGVDFIVVMDTHGIRYTHPLPDRIGKRFVGTIGPSLAGKVYTESVHGPLGHEMQATVPIENPGGRVVALVSAGLKVKHVTNEVDRQIPIILTAGAVALAAATGVTALVGRRLRRQTHSLAPDEMTRMYDHHDAVLHSVREGVLIVGDDGRLLLVNDEARRLLDLPPDAEGRHVTQLPGLEPETVSLLTTGREATDEVHLAGPRLLAVNQRPTDRAGGPKGTVVTLRDSTELQAISGRAETAHERLNLLYDAGLGVGTTLDVVRTADELARVAVPRFADFVTVDLADAVLHGEEPATTATGVRRIAVSGIRPDYPFYEKGRLIDFLPSTPQARVYGTGRMELVADLTSAGGWHAQDPDRAQRIVDYGIHSLVSVPIQARGVVMGVANFWRSKEHGPFDGEELSLAEELVARAAISIDNARRYTREHALAVTLQRSLLPRALPEQNALEVGYRYLPAQSGVSGDWFDVIPLPGGRVALVVGDVVGHGLHAAATMGRLRTAVHNFSTLDLPPDELLSHLDDLVGRIDQDEACPEVAAAIVGATCLYAIYDPVSRRCVMARAGHLAPALVRPDGSVSFPDLPFGPPLGLGGMPFQTAELDLAEGTQLVLYTDGLIEDRKRDLDVGMELLREALSGHPDRPPEDSCQAVLQALLPPRPKDDVALLIARTRALPPDRIADWDVPPDPAAVAGTRVAACGKLDEWDLSDLAFSMELVLSELVTNAIRYGSAPIHVRLIRDRTLICEVADGSSTSPHLRYAATTEEGGRGLFLVSQMAERWGTRYTPQGKVIWAELALPGPTGQPCPAPADAAVPPPRGASE; the protein is encoded by the coding sequence TCCGTCGAAAGTGCTCCAGCCGCTGACCGAGGCGGGGCGCAGGTCGGCGGGCGTCGACTTCATCGTGGTCATGGACACCCACGGCATCCGCTACACCCATCCCCTGCCGGACCGGATAGGGAAGCGCTTCGTCGGCACGATCGGGCCGTCGCTGGCAGGAAAGGTGTACACCGAGAGCGTCCACGGGCCGCTGGGCCACGAGATGCAGGCCACCGTTCCCATCGAGAACCCGGGCGGCCGGGTGGTGGCCCTGGTCTCCGCCGGACTGAAGGTCAAGCACGTCACCAACGAGGTGGACCGGCAGATACCGATCATCCTGACCGCGGGAGCGGTCGCGCTCGCGGCGGCCACCGGAGTGACGGCCCTGGTGGGCAGGCGGCTGCGGCGGCAGACCCACAGCCTCGCCCCGGACGAGATGACCCGCATGTACGACCACCACGACGCGGTGCTGCACTCCGTCCGCGAAGGCGTGCTCATCGTCGGTGACGACGGACGGCTGCTGCTGGTGAACGACGAGGCCAGGCGCCTTCTGGACCTGCCCCCGGACGCCGAGGGCCGGCATGTGACGCAGTTGCCGGGCCTGGAGCCCGAAACGGTCTCCCTGCTCACCACCGGGCGCGAGGCCACCGACGAGGTGCACCTCGCCGGTCCCCGGCTGCTGGCGGTCAACCAGCGGCCCACGGACCGCGCCGGAGGCCCCAAGGGCACGGTCGTGACCCTGCGCGACTCCACCGAACTGCAGGCCATATCGGGCAGGGCCGAGACCGCCCATGAGCGGCTCAATCTGCTCTACGACGCCGGCCTGGGCGTGGGCACCACCCTCGACGTGGTCCGCACGGCCGACGAACTCGCACGCGTCGCCGTCCCACGCTTCGCCGACTTCGTCACCGTGGACCTCGCGGACGCCGTCCTGCACGGCGAGGAGCCGGCCACCACGGCCACGGGCGTGCGCCGCATCGCCGTGAGCGGCATCCGCCCCGACTACCCGTTCTACGAGAAGGGCCGGCTGATCGACTTCCTGCCCTCCACTCCCCAGGCGCGCGTCTACGGCACCGGCCGCATGGAGCTGGTCGCCGACCTGACCTCCGCGGGCGGCTGGCACGCGCAGGACCCGGACCGCGCCCAGAGGATCGTGGACTACGGCATCCACTCACTCGTCTCGGTCCCGATCCAGGCCCGCGGTGTGGTGATGGGCGTGGCGAACTTCTGGCGCTCCAAGGAGCACGGCCCCTTCGACGGCGAGGAGCTGTCGCTGGCGGAGGAGCTCGTGGCGCGTGCCGCCATCAGCATCGACAACGCCCGCCGCTACACCCGCGAGCACGCCCTGGCGGTCACCCTCCAGCGCAGCCTGCTGCCGCGGGCCCTGCCCGAGCAGAACGCCCTGGAGGTCGGCTACCGCTATCTGCCCGCCCAGTCGGGCGTGAGCGGGGACTGGTTCGACGTGATACCCCTGCCGGGCGGCCGGGTGGCGCTGGTCGTCGGTGACGTGGTCGGCCACGGACTGCACGCCGCCGCCACCATGGGGCGGCTGCGCACCGCGGTGCACAACTTCTCCACGCTCGACCTGCCGCCCGACGAACTGCTGAGCCATCTCGACGACCTGGTCGGCCGTATCGACCAGGACGAGGCCTGCCCGGAGGTCGCCGCGGCCATCGTCGGCGCCACCTGCCTGTACGCGATCTACGACCCGGTCTCCCGCCGCTGCGTCATGGCGCGGGCGGGGCACCTCGCGCCCGCGCTGGTCCGCCCGGACGGCAGCGTCAGCTTCCCCGACCTGCCGTTCGGTCCGCCGCTCGGCCTCGGGGGCATGCCGTTCCAGACGGCCGAACTGGACCTCGCCGAGGGCACCCAGCTCGTCCTGTACACCGACGGCCTCATCGAGGACCGCAAACGGGACCTGGACGTGGGCATGGAACTGCTGCGCGAGGCACTCTCGGGCCACCCCGACCGGCCGCCGGAGGACAGCTGCCAGGCCGTGCTGCAGGCGCTGCTGCCGCCTCGGCCCAAGGACGACGTCGCCCTGCTCATCGCCCGCACCCGGGCGCTGCCGCCCGACCGGATCGCCGACTGGGACGTGCCGCCCGACCCGGCGGCGGTCGCCGGGACGCGCGTCGCCGCGTGCGGGAAGCTCGACGAGTGGGACCTGTCCGACCTCGCCTTCAGCATGGAACTCGTGCTCAGTGAGCTCGTCACCAACGCCATCCGCTACGGCTCCGCGCCGATCCATGTGCGGCTGATCCGCGACCGCACGCTGATCTGCGAGGTGGCCGACGGCAGCAGCACCTCGCCCCACCTGCGGTACGCCGCGACGACCGAGGAAGGCGGCCGGGGCCTGTTCCTGGTGTCGCAGATGGCCGAGCGCTGGGGCACCCGCTACACGCCCCAGGGCAAGGTCATCTGGGCCGAACTGGCACTGCCCGGCCCCACCGGGCAGCCGTGCCCGGCACCGGCCGACGCGGCCGTGCCCCCTCCTCGGGGCGCATCCGAGTGA
- the ctaD gene encoding cytochrome c oxidase subunit I yields the protein MTDVQHITGETAVPRRRLRPGAVVVKWATTTDHKTIGSLYLTTSFLFFLLGGVMALVMRAELARPGLQIVSNEQYNQLFTMHGTIMLLMFATPLFAGFTNWIMPLQIGAPDVAFPRLNMLAYWLYLLGSLIAVGGFLTPDGAADFGWFAYSPLNDSHHSPTIGSDLWIMGLALSGFGTIVGSVNFITTIICMRAPGMTMFRMPIFTWNVLLTSVLVLFAFPVLAAALLVLEADRKFGAQVFAPANGGALLWQHLFWFFGHPEVYIIALPFFGIITEVIPVFSRKPIFGYMGLIGATISIAGLSVTVWAHHMFVTGGVLLPFFSFMSFLIAVPTGVKFFNWIGTMWKASLSFETPMLWATGFLVTFLFGGLTGVLLASPPLDFHVSDSYFVVAHFHYVVFGTVVFAMFAGFYFWWPKWTGKMLDERLGKINFWTLFVGFHGTFLVQHWLGAEGMPRRYADYLAADGFTTLNTVSTIGSFLLGLSALPFLYNVWKTAKYGKRVGVDDPWGYGRSLEWATSCPPPRHNFVTMPVIRSESPAFDLHHPEVSVADKRENLGLPG from the coding sequence ATGACAGACGTCCAGCACATCACGGGGGAGACCGCTGTTCCCCGCCGTCGCCTGCGGCCCGGAGCCGTAGTGGTGAAATGGGCTACGACGACCGATCACAAGACGATCGGTTCGCTGTATCTGACCACCTCATTCTTGTTCTTCCTTCTCGGCGGCGTGATGGCACTCGTGATGCGTGCGGAACTCGCCCGCCCGGGTCTGCAGATCGTGTCGAACGAGCAGTACAACCAGTTGTTCACGATGCACGGCACGATCATGCTGCTGATGTTCGCGACGCCGCTGTTCGCCGGCTTCACGAACTGGATCATGCCTCTGCAGATCGGCGCCCCGGACGTGGCCTTCCCGCGGCTGAACATGCTGGCCTACTGGCTGTACCTGCTCGGCTCGCTGATCGCGGTCGGCGGCTTTCTCACCCCGGACGGCGCGGCGGACTTCGGCTGGTTCGCCTACTCGCCGCTGAACGACTCGCACCACTCGCCCACCATCGGCAGCGACCTCTGGATCATGGGTCTGGCCCTGTCCGGCTTCGGCACCATCGTCGGCTCGGTCAACTTCATCACCACGATCATCTGCATGCGCGCACCGGGCATGACCATGTTCCGCATGCCGATCTTCACCTGGAACGTGCTGCTCACCAGCGTCCTGGTGCTCTTCGCCTTCCCGGTGCTGGCGGCCGCGCTGCTCGTCCTGGAGGCGGACCGCAAGTTCGGCGCCCAGGTCTTCGCCCCGGCCAACGGCGGAGCGCTGCTGTGGCAGCACCTCTTCTGGTTCTTCGGTCACCCCGAGGTGTACATCATCGCCCTGCCGTTCTTCGGCATCATCACGGAGGTCATCCCCGTCTTCTCCCGCAAGCCGATCTTCGGTTACATGGGCCTGATCGGCGCGACGATCTCGATCGCGGGTCTGTCGGTGACGGTGTGGGCGCACCACATGTTCGTCACGGGTGGTGTGCTGTTGCCGTTCTTCTCCTTCATGAGCTTCCTGATCGCGGTTCCGACCGGTGTGAAGTTCTTCAACTGGATCGGCACCATGTGGAAGGCCAGCCTCTCCTTCGAGACCCCGATGCTCTGGGCGACCGGCTTTCTGGTCACCTTCCTCTTCGGCGGTCTGACCGGCGTCCTGCTGGCCTCCCCGCCGCTGGACTTCCACGTGTCCGACAGTTATTTCGTGGTGGCGCACTTCCACTACGTGGTCTTCGGCACGGTCGTCTTCGCGATGTTCGCCGGCTTCTACTTCTGGTGGCCGAAGTGGACGGGAAAGATGCTCGACGAACGTCTGGGGAAAATCAATTTCTGGACCCTGTTCGTCGGATTCCACGGCACGTTCCTGGTGCAGCACTGGCTGGGTGCCGAGGGCATGCCGCGCCGCTACGCCGACTATCTCGCCGCGGACGGTTTCACCACGCTCAACACGGTCTCCACCATCGGGTCGTTCCTGCTGGGGCTGTCGGCGCTGCCGTTCCTCTACAACGTGTGGAAGACGGCCAAGTACGGCAAGCGCGTAGGAGTGGACGACCCGTGGGGCTACGGCCGGTCGCTGGAGTGGGCGACCTCCTGCCCGCCGCCGCGGCACAACTTCGTCACCATGCCCGTGATCCGCAGTGAGTCCCCGGCGTTCGACCTCCACCACCCCGAGGTCTCGGTGGCGGACAAGCGAGAGAACCTGGGTCTGCCCGGATGA